In the bacterium genome, one interval contains:
- a CDS encoding DUF459 domain-containing protein has product MARRPPPDSTPPPPQGPPQAGRRRAPRSPLTPQGAPPEDRPPWPPIRPLAGDGPRPDRRRPLRPRQIIVAVLVALGVGALLGSGALVGLAERQPLGTQRDVALGTAKVVDRLAHGLSLNRPAERLAEALDGEEQVYDVEALIARARATTPTTTEPPQPVAEDPEVDEPTPPPAEPEQIPDRDPAAATEPDPDEGPPADGIIAPIEGLDCVPPDPSDGAGPGEGAGADGSGDGIEPSDANAAPGAATEVPPAPADPAAAADPAAGEDGAGSADRVECPPGYVAAGPDGTPLAAETAGAAQDGAGADADPGEEAPAEVAFDAPRIPGEEDPLEMYVGGDSISRDLGEGLARVTPASVVRIDLDPRPATGLSRPDFFDWSQHLAGVLTESRPDVIVVLFGANDFQNVEHEGQILDRFGDEWLDLYRQRVDRIMILLSQPDTQTIWVGQPPVRETRLSGGLERLNTVYTEVAALHPQVTYLDTWALFSNDEGGYVDEIDGTRLRREDGVHLTVEGGNRLAEAVWDMIAPAWGLG; this is encoded by the coding sequence CTGGCCGGGGACGGGCCGCGGCCCGACCGCCGCCGGCCGCTGCGTCCCCGCCAGATCATCGTGGCGGTGCTGGTGGCGCTGGGGGTCGGGGCGCTGCTGGGATCCGGCGCCCTCGTGGGGCTCGCCGAGCGCCAACCCCTCGGCACCCAACGCGACGTCGCCCTGGGTACCGCCAAGGTCGTCGACCGCCTGGCCCACGGCCTCTCGCTCAACCGTCCCGCCGAGCGGCTCGCCGAGGCGCTCGACGGCGAGGAGCAGGTGTACGACGTCGAGGCGCTGATCGCACGCGCCCGGGCGACCACGCCGACCACCACCGAGCCCCCGCAACCGGTCGCCGAGGACCCGGAGGTCGACGAGCCGACACCTCCACCCGCCGAGCCGGAACAGATCCCCGACCGGGACCCGGCGGCGGCCACCGAACCCGACCCCGACGAGGGTCCGCCCGCTGACGGGATCATCGCGCCGATCGAGGGGCTGGACTGCGTCCCGCCCGATCCGAGCGACGGCGCCGGTCCCGGCGAGGGCGCGGGCGCAGACGGATCCGGCGACGGCATCGAACCCTCCGACGCGAACGCGGCGCCGGGCGCAGCCACCGAGGTCCCGCCTGCGCCCGCGGATCCGGCCGCCGCGGCCGATCCGGCGGCCGGCGAGGACGGCGCGGGATCCGCCGATCGGGTGGAATGCCCGCCCGGCTACGTCGCCGCCGGCCCCGACGGGACACCCCTCGCCGCGGAGACCGCCGGGGCGGCGCAAGACGGAGCCGGCGCGGACGCCGACCCCGGGGAGGAGGCGCCGGCGGAGGTTGCGTTCGACGCCCCCCGCATCCCCGGCGAGGAGGACCCCCTGGAGATGTACGTGGGCGGCGACTCCATCAGCCGCGACCTGGGCGAGGGGCTGGCCCGGGTCACACCTGCAAGCGTCGTGCGGATCGATCTGGATCCGCGACCGGCAACCGGGCTGTCGCGCCCGGACTTCTTCGACTGGTCCCAGCATCTGGCCGGCGTGCTCACCGAGAGCCGACCGGATGTGATCGTGGTGCTCTTCGGAGCCAACGACTTCCAGAACGTGGAGCACGAGGGTCAGATCCTGGACCGGTTCGGCGACGAGTGGCTGGACCTCTACCGCCAGCGCGTCGACCGCATCATGATCCTGTTGAGCCAGCCCGACACCCAGACGATCTGGGTCGGCCAGCCGCCGGTCCGCGAGACTCGGCTGTCCGGCGGCCTGGAGCGTCTCAACACGGTCTACACCGAGGTGGCCGCTCTGCACCCCCAGGTCACGTACCTCGATACGTGGGCGCTCTTCAGCAACGACGAAGGCGGCTATGTCGACGAGATCGACGGCACCCGGCTGCGGCGCGAGGACGGCGTCCACCTCACCGTCGAAGGCGGGAATCGTCTGGCCGAGGCGGTGTGGGACATGATCGCGCCCGCCTGGGGGCTCGGCTGA
- a CDS encoding arsenate reductase, translating into MRERDVEFDVVQYLKNPLDRAGLESLLAILENEPTELVRRDKYFSDLGLSDEDAGDATQVVELLVAHPRLMQRPVVVRGGRAIISRPPSTVLELL; encoded by the coding sequence TTGCGGGAGCGGGACGTCGAGTTCGACGTCGTTCAATACCTCAAGAATCCCCTCGACCGTGCCGGCCTGGAGTCCCTGCTGGCGATCCTCGAGAACGAGCCGACCGAGTTGGTGCGGCGGGACAAGTACTTCAGCGACCTGGGCCTGAGCGACGAGGACGCCGGCGACGCCACCCAAGTGGTGGAACTGCTGGTGGCGCACCCCCGGCTCATGCAGCGCCCGGTCGTGGTGCGCGGCGGGCGGGCGATCATCAGCCGGCCCCCGAGCACCGTCCTCGAGCTGCTCTGA
- a CDS encoding ABC transporter ATP-binding protein translates to MTLPTLVVEDLHTSFATDRGGLKAVDGVSFSVPQGRTLGVVGESGSGKSATARSIMNLLPPGTSTSTGRILLGGRDVRDLPRAEARRVWGTEAAMIFQDPMNSLNPVMQVGRQIGEGLRYHRRLPREAAMRRARELLEQVGIADPDRRLREYPHQLSGGMRQRVMIAMALACEPKLLIADEPTTALDVTVQKQILDLLDRLRLEHSMAMILITHDLGVVAGRADEVAVMYAGRIVEKAPTLRLFTAMRHPYTKALFESIPKIASPSHTRLRVIGGRPPDLAALPPGCAFAPRCRHAQARCLSESPALSGAGDDEHRFACFYPSGTSDGEAASAANQAAGRTAAGLQLTEPGPVPAGAG, encoded by the coding sequence GTGACTCTCCCCACACTGGTCGTCGAGGATCTGCACACCTCGTTCGCCACCGACCGGGGTGGTCTGAAGGCGGTCGACGGCGTCTCGTTCAGCGTGCCGCAAGGCCGGACGCTGGGCGTCGTGGGCGAGTCCGGCTCCGGAAAGTCGGCCACCGCGCGCTCGATCATGAACCTCCTGCCACCGGGCACCTCGACGAGCACCGGGCGGATCCTGCTGGGCGGGCGCGATGTGCGCGACCTGCCCCGCGCCGAGGCGCGGCGCGTCTGGGGCACCGAGGCCGCCATGATCTTCCAGGACCCCATGAACTCGCTGAACCCGGTGATGCAGGTGGGCCGGCAGATCGGCGAGGGGCTCCGTTACCACCGAAGGCTCCCGCGCGAGGCGGCCATGCGCAGGGCCCGGGAGCTGCTGGAGCAGGTCGGCATCGCCGATCCGGACCGGCGGCTGCGGGAGTATCCCCACCAGCTCTCCGGCGGGATGCGCCAGCGTGTCATGATCGCCATGGCCCTGGCCTGCGAGCCGAAGCTGCTGATCGCGGATGAGCCCACCACAGCGCTCGACGTGACGGTGCAGAAGCAGATCCTGGACCTGCTGGACCGCCTGCGGCTGGAGCACAGCATGGCGATGATCCTCATCACCCACGACCTCGGCGTGGTGGCGGGGCGGGCCGACGAGGTCGCCGTGATGTACGCCGGGCGGATCGTGGAGAAGGCGCCCACGCTGCGGCTCTTCACGGCGATGCGCCATCCCTACACGAAGGCCCTGTTCGAGTCGATCCCCAAGATCGCCAGCCCCAGCCACACACGCCTGCGGGTCATCGGTGGGCGCCCACCCGACCTGGCCGCCCTGCCGCCCGGCTGCGCGTTCGCCCCGCGCTGCAGGCATGCCCAGGCCCGCTGCCTCAGCGAATCGCCCGCCCTCTCCGGCGCCGGCGACGACGAGCACCGCTTCGCCTGCTTCTACCCGTCCGGAACCAGCGACGGCGAGGCCGCCTCGGCCGCCAACCAAGCCGCCGGGCGGACCGCCGCGGGCCTGCAGCTGACCGAGCCGGGCCCCGTGCCGGCGGGAGCCGGCTGA